The DNA segment TGGATACATTCTAAAAACAGTTGGATCAAAAATAACCCaaattgggtaaaaaaaaaaaaaaggagtgaaCCAACGTTTTGGGTTATTGATCTCAACCAAAAAGTCAGATCGAAAGAACAACCCCATACAATAGCGCCAAATTGGGGAGCTAAATTGAGAGCTAGCTTAAGGGGTCCatgaaacaaatttttaattttttttgcaaaacagtCTCTATAGAGAATGTAAGCaaatgtggggggaaaaaattgccagaaaaattacaaaaaatactCCAAATGccaattatctggcctggctGGAACCTGGGTGACATATTTCGAGGGGTGTCAGTGCCACCTTGGCACCCCTTCTAGCTCCGCCCATGTTCTGATTGTCAATAAGTGTTtaccgagtttttttttttaactcttcacTTGTCACTCTTCAGGTTTGAGTAACATCATCGGCATCATCGTGTACATATCGGCCAACTCCGGAgatcccagccagagtgacaacAAGAAGAGCTACTCCTACGGCTGGTCCTTCTACTTCGGGGCGCtgtctttcgtcctggccgagaTGGTGGGCGTTCTGGCGGTACACGTGTTCATCGAGAAGCACCGGCAGCTCCGTACCAACGGCCGACCCTCCCTGGTCAAAGCGCCCATCTCGCGTGGCTCGTCCAACTATCGCAACCGCTACTACAACAACCGCCCTCACAGGCACAGCAGCAGGAGTAACCACAGCGGCACCGTCGACTTCGCCCCCGACTCACTGCGAACGTCCCTGGTGCGGGAAGCGTCGCTCTCATCGGAGGCCAAGATGGCCGCCTTGCCGGGGTTGCCCCCTCCGGTTAACTCGGAGTACATGCTTTACGCGCTGAAGGACGCCGACGTGTTGTTGGACAGTTTAACGGCCGCGCCTCGGGACGACGATGACATACTGCCTGGAATGTGTGCGAACAGTAAGAGAACCACTCCGGTCTGACTCAAGACGAGATGACCTCTTGTTTAAGAAGAGCACAGAGACTCTGATGACAGAAACAATTACAAGAAGTGGTTCTCAAATTTTTTACACCCTAAAAACGCCCGGCAAGTTCCACCATCATAACTAAAATGACATTAGCACACTCCCGTCACTAATGGGGGGAATAGAGGGCTGCAGAAATGCTTATTCCCAGGCATGAATCTAAATaaattgtgatttttattttatcgtAACTATATACTTTCGAAACAATGCTAAGTACTCGTCAATGCCAAGCAGGCTACGGACAAAAAACATTGACAACAAAACCTTTCTTTCTGAAGCAGATAAATCGCTGACTTGTCTAAATGCCGTAGTAAAGCGCCAACTAGTGAGACGGAGGACTTATGTACATGATGTCAAATTTTGTCTGCCTCAAGTACAGGATCATCAAAAATAtgcagtaaaaataataattgccgTTCATGTGGACCCCTCAACTCTCGATTCGGGTGATGGGTCGAGTTTAGTTTAGTAGGCCAGTAagaccttcaaaaaaaaaaaaataataatcttacCACATCTGTGTGGATTCAAATTCATTTGTGTCCCATTATTTTTGACTTGTACACTGAATAAAGATTTCTCAGAAACTTATCATTTCAGTGCCTTGTGGTACCACTGTGTGACGAGAGCCAGACGTGATTTCCCGTAAAAGCGTGTGGGGGGGCTTCACAGAAGGAATCCGATGATAAAGGGAAGCTGGCGTCCTGCCAGCTAGCGGGAAAGCACTTAAAATTCCAAAGTAAATATAGGATTTATTACACAATGAATTTTGCGTTGCTCTGTGAGTGGGTGAACGCTGATTTCATTCTTCATGACTGTGACTCATTCTGTGGTGAAGATAAGCCGAATTTCCCAAAAGGACAaacttctctctctctgactctctctctctggctctctctctctgtctctctctctctcgtcatGTGACTGCAGTGACCCATTGATGCATTCTTTTTGAGCTCCAACGCTGCTTTCTCGCTCACTCACATCGAAGGGCAGTAGGGAAGACCATCACTCTTACTTTCACTTTGCACTTTCCACTTCGGTTTTTCACAAGGGCAAGGTACTACGCACTTTTTGTTCGACTCAGAAACAAACTCGGAATAATGTTTTGCAGTTACTTCTTTTGGACTGTTCTTTCACTATCTGGCATTTTAAGCAACTTCCATGTACGCGGCTGTGGTAAGTTTAAACGCTTTAACTTCCCTTGAGGTTAGACTTAAAAACATTCTTCGATCAAACAATAGTAATTATATCAAATGATTTTGcgtcatgaattaaaatgccatTGGGTTCAATTGTTTTTGTTGGAAAACTTTTTGTCTTTACTGCAGGCAGAGTTTGAAGCATATTTTTAActtgtttaagaaaaaaaaaaaattgtactcaCCATGAACTTCGACAACATGTGAGAAACAGGAAGTAGGCTGGGGACACTTGTCAACGACGACATGACTGTCAaaacaagtgtaaaaaaaagttaactgCGGTTCCTCTGTGACCTGAGAGCTTCCACTGCATGATTCAAATTCCAAAAAATTTCTTGCCAAGAATTCCCTTCTGCTTTCCAGATTACAACTGCACGGACAAGCCAGTGTTCACTCCGTCCAAACTGGTGGTACAGTTCGGCATGTCGGCTTCCGCCAACTGTTCCGCTTGCCAACACGCTTGCCAGAACAAATCGGTCGGTTTGGAAAAGTCAATCGGCGAAGAGCAAAAAAACGGGAGAAACATTTTGTGGACGGTGGACGAAATGAATGCGTACCCTACGTCTGTCACGTGCTACTACAACAAAGGCAAAGGCTCCCATTGCTGCAGCAAGCTGCCCATCACCGTCTACCGTAAGACCCTCCAGTAACTTGTTCAAAATATCGAAATTTAGAAAGTAACTCGCCCCACActgtcatcaaaaaaaaaaaaaataaatcacaaaagAAAGTAGTTGTTTACCTTACCGACTCTTCATTTTGTGCCCTCGCAGAGTATCCCAAAAAGGTCGAGGTGGGCTTTCTTGATCTTGAGGGGCCGATGCTGGAAGGGAAACAATACATTCTGTACTGTTATGTGTTTGAAGCTGCTCCCCTCAGAAACCTTATCGTGATCTTCTACCAAGGCGGCACCGAAGTGAGCCGCGAACACCTAAAGGACAACACAGAAAAGAAACCGGCCAACATGAGCATCTTGACGTCCATTAATGCCACCAAAGAAACCAATGGCGCTCAATATGAGTGCATTGCCCAGCTGGACATTGACCCTGATAAACCACCATACGATACGCGATCTAATATCTTCACCACAAATGTTCTCTGTGAGtcatgaacataataacaatagATCTGTAGAAATTCTTACTTTTGTATATCGGCctgactgctttttttttttttttccttgcaaaAATCAATCTCATCAATCTTTCTCAATCAATACGCAGATAAGCCTCAATTTGACGGACCTGTCTATAGATTGATCACGCTGACAGTGGGGGATCCCCTTCATCTCAACTGCTCCGCCGAGGGCAACCCGAGACCCTCGGTCACGTGGGAACTCCCGTCGGCCGCCGCTTTCGAAGGCGATGTCTTCTCGGTGGACTCTGTCACCACGGAACACAAAGGAGAGTACAAGTGTTCCATTAACAACAGCGTGGGGAGGACCACAGTTGTGTTTAATGTGGATGTACGAGGTGAGTTGATGAATTTGACCTCAACGTACTCGAAAAATCTACGGAAATACTTTCAAGTTACCTAATATATGTAGGTATAATACTTGTAAAAGTTATCTAAATATTTTCAACCTAATATGCCGAAAATACCAAAATCCTACCTATAAGCTACCCAAATATAAAATcaaaaaatagatataaatataAGTTATCTAAATAAATCTTAAATGATCCCGAAAATATTCATCAACGCAGCTGTTGTAGTAATTGACTTCACTTATACCGATGCTAACTTTGTcacccttttgttttttctctttgCAGTCAACTACATGAATATTATTTTAGCTGTAGTAGCAGTGGTCGTTGTTCTCGTGGCCATTGCCATCATCGCGGTGTGCGTCCATTGCTACAGACTCAGTCGGACTGGAAAGTACAACCTGAAGGACGTGTTGCGGTTTCGCACCCCGCACGTCGCGCTTCCTGACGGGGAGCTgctgtgagggaggggggggggggggggggggggggggggggggatgagaaTGACGGTGCTGTGGTCCGTATAAATGTGTGCATATTTGTGCAACTAACTTGCTGCTGTTGGGTATATGAGGTCCACATTTGTCTTTCTTGTGTAACACAACAACGGGAAAGCACAATGAGTCCCAAAGGTATTAAAGCATGTGCAGGAAGTCGTTTTCCTTTCCTGTTTGAGGTAACGCCCGCCTTCCAACAAGCTTATTGGCACTTGCATTTTTGACCCAGTTCAGGACTATCTGCAATATTTCCATTGTTGTGATACAGACCCAGATGCAACTGGACTGATGAATATTGTTCAACTAGGCTTGCTGtatttaataattattatttttttaacatttaatattttttacatGTCATCAATGAAGTACTAAACATGTTCTCATTGTGAATACAAGGCTGGAAATAACTGCACATCCTGCCCTTGAGATTTTCTGCCCTGTCTGTGTTTTTTTGGGTGTCCTATGTTGTGTGTAATGTATGTATAGTGtgtgtattttatatatatatatatatatatatatatatatatatatatatatatatatatatatatatatatatatatatatatatagcatatGCTTCCATTGTGGTATTTGATGTATAATTGAATTAAcaccaaatattttattttatttatat comes from the Syngnathus scovelli strain Florida chromosome 5, RoL_Ssco_1.2, whole genome shotgun sequence genome and includes:
- the LOC125969139 gene encoding voltage-dependent calcium channel gamma-3 subunit-like: MRFCNRGVMMLMTTAGAFCAFSLMTIAVGTDYWLYSRGMCRSKNLGDNETVRKNEEVLTHSGLWRTCCTEGTFRGVCKDIDHFAEDADYEQDAAEYLLRAVRASSLFPILSVGLLFLGGVCVAASEFYKSRYNVILTAGILFVSAGLSNIIGIIVYISANSGDPSQSDNKKSYSYGWSFYFGALSFVLAEMVGVLAVHVFIEKHRQLRTNGRPSLVKAPISRGSSNYRNRYYNNRPHRHSSRSNHSGTVDFAPDSLRTSLVREASLSSEAKMAALPGLPPPVNSEYMLYALKDADVLLDSLTAAPRDDDDILPGMCANSKRTTPV
- the LOC125969135 gene encoding intercellular adhesion molecule 1, which gives rise to MFCSYFFWTVLSLSGILSNFHVRGCDYNCTDKPVFTPSKLVVQFGMSASANCSACQHACQNKSVGLEKSIGEEQKNGRNILWTVDEMNAYPTSVTCYYNKGKGSHCCSKLPITVYQYPKKVEVGFLDLEGPMLEGKQYILYCYVFEAAPLRNLIVIFYQGGTEVSREHLKDNTEKKPANMSILTSINATKETNGAQYECIAQLDIDPDKPPYDTRSNIFTTNVLYKPQFDGPVYRLITLTVGDPLHLNCSAEGNPRPSVTWELPSAAAFEGDVFSVDSVTTEHKGEYKCSINNSVGRTTVVFNVDVRVNYMNIILAVVAVVVVLVAIAIIAVCVHCYRLSRTGKYNLKDVLRFRTPHVALPDGELL